One stretch of Oncorhynchus masou masou isolate Uvic2021 chromosome 9, UVic_Omas_1.1, whole genome shotgun sequence DNA includes these proteins:
- the b3gnt2l gene encoding N-acetyllactosaminide beta-1,3-N-acetylglucosaminyltransferase 2, translated as MRPIKALVVKALVVMAFLCSLCLIFLYSSLNLHLAHRHRALLEVSANRRSEISFETLSTKPVPTYLRPTLTKDSTKSVLIQVTVTPTPDLHQAAVFATLKKAVPQNTAYWNRVFYSGIRRLDKGGNSTRLDWSHCRHDPEQLRTNIHDFTSYPELHQDFLLGMECRNPPILIDQPEKCTSEDGETFLLFAIKSTPRNFEQRQAVRETWGREALYGGGVRVRIVFLLGSSSLDEPDLSQLLVLEARHHGDLLQWDFHDSFFNLTLKEQVFYRWVLSRCPKVSFVFKGDDDVFANTEAILGYLQSLEPNKNSTLYLGQIISTASPLRDSKSKYYIPPTFYDGPYPAYAGGGGYLFSGSLIRPLYSVSKFLPFYPIDDVYSGMCFNALGILPEAHDGFQTFDIREQDRENPCVHKELLLVHRRSPQQIIRLWRSIHNPVLIC; from the coding sequence ATGAGACCTATCAAGGCCCTCGTCGTCAAGGCCCTCGTCGTCATGGCCTTCCTGTGCAGCCTCTGCCTCATCTTCTTGTACTCCTCACTCAACCTCCATCTGGCCCACAGACACAGAGCTCTACTGGAAGTCTCAGCCAACCGGAGGTCTGAGATCAGCTTTGAAACACTGTCCACCAAGCCGGTCCCAACTTACCTCAGACCGACCCTTACCAAGGACAGTACAAAAAGTGTCCTTATTCAGGTCACTGTTACACCTACTCCTGATCTCCACCAAGCTGCAGTCTTTGCCACCCTCAAGAAGGCTGTACCTCAGAACACAGCCTATTGGAACCGAGTGTTTTACTCTGGCATCAGACGACTGGACAAAGGGGGGAACTCAACAAGACTGGACTGGTCCCATTGCCGACACGACCCCGAGCAGCTGCGGACAAACATTCATGACTTTACTTCCTATCCAGAACTCCACCAGGACTTCCTGCTTGGGATGGAGTGTAGAAACCCTCCTATCCTGATTGACCAACCAGAGAAGTGCACCTCGGAAGACGGAGAAACCTTCCTCCTCTTCGCCATCAAGTCGACCCCGAGGAACTTTGAGCAGAGACAGGCGGTACGGGAGACGTGGGGGCGAGAAGCGCTGtatggaggaggggtcagagttcGTATAGTGTTCCTGCTGGGATCCTCGTCATTGGACGAGCCCGACCTGAGCCAGCTACTGGTGCTTGAAGCGCGTCACCACGGCGACCTCCTCCAATGGGACTTCCACGACTCGTTCTTCAACCTCACGCTAAAGGAGCAGGTGTTCTACAGGTGGGTCCTGAGCCGCTGTCCTAAAGTCTCCTTTGTCTTTAAAGGGGACGACGACGTCTTCGCCAACACTGAGGCCATACTGGGCTACCTGCAGTCCCTGGAGCCTAACAAGAACTCAACGCTCTACCTGGGCCAGATCATCTCCACTGCTAGTCCCCTCCGCGACTCTAAGAGCAAGTACTACATCCCCCCGACCTTCTACGATGGGCCTTACCCTGCGTACGCCGGGGGAGGAGGCTACCTCTTCTCGGGGTCGTTGATCAGACCGCTTTACAGCGTCTCCAAGTTCCTCCCTTTCTACCCCATTGACGACGTTTACTCTGGGATGTGCTTCAACGCACTGGGAATACTTCCAGAGGCACACGATGGCTTCCAGACGTTTGACATTCGCGAGCAGGACCGGGAGAACCCGTGCGTCCATAAGGAACTGCTGCTGGTGCACCGGCGGAGCCCTCAGCAGATCATCAGACTCTGGCGGAGCATACACAACCCCGTGCTCATATGTTGA